DNA from Ovis canadensis isolate MfBH-ARS-UI-01 breed Bighorn chromosome 4, ARS-UI_OviCan_v2, whole genome shotgun sequence:
GTGGTGTACTAGAGCCAGTTTGCACCAGCTTATTCGAGCCAACTATCCGTATGTTTTCATAATTCTGTGTTCAGTGCTGTTCCATTTCGTAGCTTCAAATCAAGGGAAGTGGAAATATTTATACCACAGAAATTCAAAGTTACTAAAGCTCAGTCCCCTAACTGCAAGGAGCTGGTTTACCACTATATATCATTAAATACAAACATagagtgaaaaaaatgttaaatttgctTGGAGTCAAAATATAACATTTCAATAgggaaacatttgttttctttttttttttccagggaagATTATAAAATTTGAATGTTTATCAAAATCCACTGTGCTTTATTAAAATACTATCAAACTACACAGAAGTTCATCGGAAATAATAAATTGAAtagaataaatatgaaaaaggaataaatgtgaaataaataaataagaaaaaagaataaattggtATGTGTCGACTATTAAAATACTATGAAACTACAATGACAAAAATAGTGTATTGGTACAAGGATAAAAAATTGAGTAGAGCAAAATATTATACATACACAAGAAAATGACTGTCATCTAACCACAATAACATATAAGGAGAGAAAAGTGTTAATATTTACTGTGGTAATAACAAATTGGTGtttcataaattaaaattatttgtgcCTCTTACCTCATCAACATTTCAGAAGAGAAGTTAAATATATAACTACAGAAAacgtaaaaagaaatgaaatgtttatAACTTTTTACCAGTAGAAAACCTTCTAAGTTCTCTCCCTTCAAACTTCTGTTTCCAGAAAGTTGAAAAGTTTGCTGTTCTCAATCCAATaactcaaggttttttaaaaaagaaatcccatcAGATTGCTGAAGAtacaaagaaacattaaaaaaacctaAATTCCAGAAAATGATGACCCTTCCCAGAAAAGACAAACAGCTGCTTATATCCCTGGTGGGATTATGGGAGAGAGAAAGCAGCCAAAATTTATCAGCAACATGTGGGCTAGTGTGACATTAAAATTCCCAAGCACCTGTCCATAGATGCACAAAGGCAACAGCCATCATTGAGTGCCAGGAACCCATTCGAAGTTCTTTACAAGGAATATCACTTATTTATTGCAATAACTCTATGAATGTATTAATGCTACCTGTACATGATTATTTCTGTATTACAAATAAAGTAACTGAGGTGGAGAGGTCATCAGATCAAAGTTATGACATGAATAGGGGAGCCAGGATTTACACTCAGGCAATGTGACTGCATAGCTTTCAGTCTTACTATGCTTTTGTGTTTCCCAGTAAATACTGAGTCAAAGTTTGTTCATCAATATAGCCTGAAAAAGTTATTTACTGATTGGATGAACCCAAATTATCAAGCACTTTCCCCACGTTTTCTACAAAGATGCAAACTCAAGACATAAAATGAGAAGTTTAAGAGCACTGAAAAATAAGGGAAACAAGGCTGGTGGAAATAGATGGTTTTTATGGGTGCAGGTGCTATAGTTTTCTGCTCCAGAATTCTGATGCTTAAAATGTTGCCTATTTGAGATTTAACAACTCTTCTCTGCTTCAGTAGTATCCAAGAATTAATTTGCATGTTAATTTAAAGTCTATCAGTATTATGTATAATTCTCTCTTTCCTCATTGTGGAAACCTATGCCTGGTATAGGGGATTcgctggtggctctgacagtagagtctgcctgcaatgcaggagacatgggtttgatccctgggtcagggaagagaccctagagaagaaaatggcaagccactccagtactcctgcctggaaaatcccatggatggaggagcctgccaggttacagtccatggggttgcaaagagtcagacatgactgagtgacttcactttcatgcctggTATCCATAGGGGATGGGGCAGGTAAATTAAAATTTCTACCATTTGGACCAACTGCTAGTGAAATAACTaggtatttttcagaaaaaatctAGAGACTTGAGATTTTTTCTGAAGCTTATTATTTAAACACAGGGTTTACAGTGTGCCACCCACCAGACAAACACCTACAAGTCTCATGCCTGAATGAAACTAATAACATGAATACTTTGCTTATTCAGTTATTACACTCAACCTCCCAGACACCAACAGCAATAAACTCCTTTTCAGATTTAGCAATGAGTTTgtaaaagattataaaaatattagaacTTTCCCATATTTGATGTTTTcccaaaattttatttctggCAGTACTTTTTCCTAGGGGTCCCcaagcaaaaggaagaaagaattaaacagatttttgaaatttttgtcatgatttatctcatttttttgAACCAAGTAGTGAAATAATACCTTAAGCTTTCCTGAATTTGTCGTGAGTTTTCAGAACCACTTCTtggtttatggaaaaaaaaaaaaaaaaaaagacttgaacaaAGAAGCAACAAAGTCAATTAAtaggttttattaaaaattttatttttgaagccCATAAATGAGCAAATTCCAAAACAGTAGCAATACAGACAATTTCACAACATTTTGACATCTACTTAGCAGTccatttttgcattttgtttcctATAAACAAATACACTGGAATAAAACAACAGCACCCTTGACCCCAAGTTCAATGCCTGAGTATTTATTTTGAGCACATAATAAAGCAGAGGCAATTACTTTTcctgaacattttatttccattcaGAGCTTAGCAATTACTTTAGCTTCACATTATTCTGTCATAAATGATAACCAAATGGCCTATCTAAGTGGCTAAAATCATAAAACTATTATAAGCCAAgtcaatgttatatatatataaaattaatataaaatgacaACTATACTGGTACACATTTGTTTTGGATCCTACTAGAAATATGCCAAAATAACAAGTTTTAGTAAAGACTGAGGTCCTTGGGTAGAGGAGGGGAAGAAGAGTCATATCATCAAAAATTATTAGGAAAActgtaggttaaaaaaaaaaatcagcctacaatttaaacaaaatagaggaggaaagaagagtaCAACATTGGGGCGATGACAATTCAGGAAGACACATTTCCCATCCATCAGAGACTTGCTCACCACCTCAAGAGCACAGCACCAGGCTCTTTAGGCATTGCTACTCTCCCACAAAGTTATTTATGTGGAACGGAAACCTACATTTATGGTCACAACAGAATTTTATAACTGCTCTGTACTCTCAcagcaaaaacaggaaaaaattgtTAGGGCCAGAGCGACCCTCAGAACATCTCAATGCCCCTGAAAATTGGGGCAAAAAGTGAATCATTAAGAAACAGTATCCAAAGAGCACTGTATTATCTGGTGTGATTTATAAAACAGGATTCAGTACtctctgatgggaagagccacaGTAGCTGAAATTTAGGAATGTTttgatgctgattttttttttttactgatgtgGTACTCCAAGCTGTTAAGTTGGAACAAATTCCAAACTCACACTGACTTGCATCACCTCAGTTTAATAATCCAGTAAATgacaaaaaagacaaagaatgagAATAGCATCATATAGCACAGCAACTTCGTTTGGCTTCCTCTGGATAAAATCTTCAGTTTTCCCATAGTTTTACCTAGAAATCCAGTTGTAGAATCAAACTGGGAATCCTGtgaggaaaaaagggaaacatAATAGTTGGATTCTAACATTCTACATATGCATATTTGACTAATTTAATATATAGTCATTAGAATACACTTTTAATGACATTTTCTGGAGCCTGCGTATAACTTGGATAATCAACCTGATTACTCCAtgcaaaataattttctcaaTAAATAAGCTCTTTCATTACCCAATAAACATTCTTTCAGCTCCAGAGTAATTCAAAATCCTGAAGTATTTAGGTCTTATTCCAATTATGTGGATTAAAAAACATTAACAATAAAAGTAAGAGGTCCATTGACCATCACACAGGTTTCCCCCTCATTTTGTTGGAGGTATCACTCTCCAAGGTTAAATGGTTAGTTGCTTCCCAGCACAGCAGTTGATCCACTGAATATAGTTAGCAGTTAAATGTACCTTTACTTTGAAGATCCTTTTGTTTAGGAAGCTGACTTTGAAGGTCAGCGGAATCTATTAAAAGTTAAGAGTCTCTCATGCAGCAGTAGTAAACTGTGGTAAAGACTTCAAATATGGACGGGGAAAACGGCCACACTAAAACACAGCTAGAGAAGCCCTGCCGGTGAGAGAGCTGCGTATGCTTTGGGAAGACTGCACTTTTTTAGAAATCTCAATGACCGGAGATGTAAGGTCCTGACATAATGACAGCCTTGTACACTTCAGGTTCCAGGCAGCTTAAGCACTTTACATTTGTAGCTCTTCCCTAGGGCTATGCAACAAAATCACCTGGGAcgtaaaattttttcaaaatacatataCCGAGCGACACCCCGCTCCCTAAAATTCTGAATCAGCACATTTCAAGTGAGAACCAGGCATGGATATTTTCAAAGTTCCTCAAGTGATTCTAATGTACAACCTTCACTAGAAAACTTTAAGTGCAAAATTCATTCTTAAATAGcacaattttaaaagcatttgaagAAACTAGGGGAGGTCTAGAGGAGTTTGACGTCCAAAATAAACAGTGAGGAATGAAAAGAGTCTCTAGCAAGAAAAGGTATACCTCACTGAGCTTGTTTAGAGAGAAAAAGCCTGGGGATGTTACTATATTCAGTCTTATTGACTTGTTCACAGTGATCTTAGGAGATCAAGCAGAAGACAGGTTTACATTAGGTGAAAGACATTTGGTTGACTGGTTATAAAGCATTTACTTGGCAGTCTATATCTGCTGAGATCTTAAAGACAGCTTGAAACTGACTCATTTGTCCTGAGTCTTTAACAGTGTTCTAAATACAAGATAAAATATACACTCACTCCTACCTCCTCCTCCTACTCATATGGGTTAGGCAAGacgaaaaatgtaaaaatagggCAAAAACAACTCTCAGAGTTAGTCCAAGCCAAATCTGAGAATATCCAATCAAGTTTCTTAAAGTTAAAATCATAACCACTTACCATTTCAgctaataatttattttgatgtttaaCTTCATGCCCTATTTCAATGGAAAGCTACAAAGAAAAAAGCATAAACATCATTACTTGCCTAAATGTTTTTAAGTGttataaagtaaaaacaacaatGCCATTCTAAGCATATatgttttttcaaataaaactgcattcttaaaaatataaaacatactttattctttggttatttttcccactgaaattaataaaaactaatttagaaattaaatgtccacttttaaatgatgggtatatctaagaagccataacaaagaaaattagaaaatatttgtagcagaataaaagagaatttatcagaatttgttgcatgcagctgaagctgaTCAATGCAACTAAATTCAATATGGAATCTTGAATAAgggatgaaaacaaataatgaacactagcataaaattttgtgaaatttggatAAAAGCTGTACTTTAGTTAATACTGTATCATatgttaatttcctttttttttttaacaacatagTATATATGgggtttttaaagtatctttgatattaagtTCTCAGTTTGATATTAACTtcacatttaaatgctttcttctctgcaatcaccctgttttttcaatcttttaattttgttgaggcTTTCAATTGGccaagtcaaagatctctcttgggaaatgtcacattgcacttgaaaatatgtgtgttattttcaagtatcttttgATACTGatctctaacataattccacagtggtAAGAGAACAgacactgtatgatttcaataccttgaGGCCATCAAATTTTTGCACTTGGTCTTATGTCTCTGGATATGCTTCAGTGTCTCCTAGTgtacagtctatgggaacttgataGAATTTATATCCTGATGTTGTGTgaaactgtataaatcttaattatattgAATAGGCTCACAGTGTTTTCAAGTCTACTATATCATTCTACTTTTCTGTCCAttcatttttgagagtttgatattgaaaattcaactaaaaatcttaatctacttaaaaaattaattgtaatatatagtggaaatattatttcattctgtgttttccaagtctcctataaagTTACCTTAgtttcataattaaaaagaaaactaatttagAATCTCTATTCCTTCTCACCTATAGACATTGTCTCCCTGTTCTTCATTTTGATTTAAACTTAATATTCAACTCCATCTTTTAATTTAGGTACGTGTTTCTTTCCTGTCCTCTTATCCTTGAATTCTTTGTTCTCTCTTTATATCATTCACACAATAGCAtttgtttgtatatttcttcacttacattttaaaaatgttatctaaGTTCCCATATTATCAAGTTCAGATATGTGATATTTTCCTAATGAATGTGACATTACTTTGACTATATGCCtaaattaattatttctttagattCTAAAGGtgttgtttctttaaaatttgatAACAAATTGGAAAAAATTTACAAGTTAGTGTTACCCACATTATGAAGCTATGCAGAGAAGAGGCTGAGTCTGAATGAAGTTAGCATATGTGACTACAGCTGCTATTCAAATCAAAAACTATCTAATACTTCATATGACAAATTCATCAAAGACTTCACTTCTAAAATAGCTGAATAAATACACTACTACTAAACATTGGAAACTACTAAAAAATCATGGTAAACCACTGCAAATATTGTCCTCAGCTTATTTTGTAAGTATCTGGGGTAATATTAACACAAAACCATTCTATGATTCTATACATCAGAATATAAGCTTTTCCCCCAAATTTAACAATTCAGAAATAATAGAGCAACTATGAAACTAGCCAGCCCAAATCTCCTAACTACTTTTACAACTGTCCTTCATGCCAGGGAAAGAAATATGCATGAGAAAAAGGCTTTCTTCTAACAAGGAGCCTAAATGATCaatattggaattttaaaaaatcatttaattcttaatttcCTCCAAAATGTTGTATTTTCTAAGTTATTAACATTATGCAATATTGCTTAGTTCATAGATTGACTCCTTTTGATTTAATAAGACCTTGAAAACAGTCTCTAGGCTGAAATACAATTCTGTTTTCCAAAGACTAATGAGCTATCAATTAAGTTTTGGCAACATAAGCTTCCAATGAATGCTCTGTAAGTGTACCACACATGTTTATTTTAATGCATAATCAAAACTATCTTTTGGTAATTCctttatttaatacatattaaCTCAATACACTATAAGGAAATACGTTAGGTGCTATGTAGAATGTAAAACTACAACAGAAAACGCTGTATTCTGATAAATTTCTTTTACATGCAAACAATTCCAATGCAGATCGTTACACAATAAGTGCTACAGAAGTGGTACAAATGATCTTATGTTCACAAGGAAAACGTTAGGTTTATGTGGTCATCAGGTGAAGCCTGGAGGAGAGaaggtgaaaagaagagatggagcctTTCAGATGGGCAAGACTTCAGCCAGGGTCGGGAGGGAGAGGATGCCCCAGGCACGGGGACTGCATGAGCAAAGACGCAGGAGTGGGAGGGCGACCGCGCGCACAGGGCACGAGGGACATGCAAATCTGGCTGGCCGCCGCACGCACATGTTCTGAAGCACAGGAGGTGAGGTCTAAAAGGCTGGGGCAATCTCTGCAGAACCTGTCTCATCAAGCTACAGAGTGCGAACTTCATTTCTCACATCATGGGAGGCCACTGAAGACTTCTGGGAGTGTAGAatgcacttttaaaaatactctaaaaacCAAAAAGGTGACTGTGATGACTACTGGGTGTAGCTCAGACTGAAACATACGAAAAATGGGAAACAGATAGGTTAAAAGGCTTTCCCAATAGTCCACTGAAGAAAACCGGGGCATAGTACTAGAACCAGGAAGGTCAAAATAGGAACAGCAGAGAGAAGGAAcacaggacttggtgactgacAGGAGGTTCAAAGGCAGACACACAGAAGACTGAGATTCGTAGCTTTGGAGACTAGAAGACGGAAAGTCAGAAGATGAGCTGCTTGGGGGTGGAAGGTGGAAGGCTCTGAGATTACCACACTGTAACTGCACTGTGGCATTGCAAACCACTACAAGCAGTATTTAAGATTTAACCACCAAAAAAAGCTGAAGCTTGAAATGCATATATctaaaccaatacaacattgtaaagtaaaacaaataaatacataaactatgagcccccctcccccccaaaaaatatgTATACCATAAGTTTTGACATTTTCTAACCTGTACTCAGGTTATGTTTAAATTTTGAGTCACATTACTAAAACTTAACTGATAGTTCATTAGTTTTTGGAAAGTAGAATTGTATTCAGCCTGGAGACTGTTACATTCTGAAATGAGTATTATTTTCAAGGTCTTAATAAATCAATAGGAATTGATTATTGAActaagcaatatcatataatgttaataatttaaaaaatacaacatttGGAGGAAATTAAGACTTACTTGAGTTTTAATACAAATATTGATAATTTAGGCTCCTTATTAACCAAAGCTTTTCTCATGGAAATTTCTTTCCCTGGAATAAATGACAGTTGTATTAAAGAAagtacagtacttggatgcaatcacaaaaacgacagaatgatctgtttgtttcgaaggcaaaccattcaatatcacagtaatccaagtctatgccccgaccagtaacgctgaagaagctgaagtagctGAAgcagaacagttctatgaagacctacaaggcattttagaacaaccaaaaaagatgtccttttcattataggggactggaatgtaaaagtaggaagtcaagaaataccgggagtaacaggcaaatttggccttggagtacagaatgaagcagggcaaaggctaatggagttttgccaagagaacgcactggtcatagcaaacaccctcttccaacaacagaagagaaggctctacacatgaacatcaccagatggtcgacagtgaaatcacactgattatattctttgcccccaaagatggagaagctctacagtcagcaaaaacaagaccaggagctgactgtggctcagatcatgaactccttattttcaaattcagacttaaattgaagaaagtagggaaaaccactagaccattcaggtatgacctaaatcaaatcccttatgattatacagtggaagtgagaaatagatttaagggactagatctgatagagtgcctgaagaactatggacggaggttcatgacactgttcAGGAGATAGGAattaagaccatctccaagaaaaagaaatgcaaaaaagcaaaatggctatctgaggagttcttacaaatagctgtgaaaagaacaaaagcgaaaagcaaaggagaaaaggaaaaatatacccatctgaatgcagagttccaaagaatagcaaggagagataagaaagccttcctcaatgatcaatgcaaagaaatagaggaaaacattagactggaaaagactagagatctctttaaaaaagttagagataccaagggaacttttcatgtaaagatgggctctataaaggacagaaatggtttgaacctaacagaagcagaagatattaagaagagatggcaagaatacacagatgaactgttcagaaaagatcttcatgacccagataatcatgatgctgtgatcactcacctagagccagacatcctggaatgtgaagtcaagtgggacttaggaagcatcactacaaacaaagctagtggaggtgatggaactcaagttaagctatttcaaatcctaaaagatgatgctgtaaaggtgctgcactcaatatgccagcaaatttggacaactcagcagtggccacaggactggaaaaggtcagtgttcattccaatcccaaagaaaggcaatgccaaagaatgctcaaactaccacacaattgcactcatttcactcgctagcaaagtaatcctcaaaattctccaagccaggcttcagcaatatgtgaactgtgaacttccagatgctcaagcaggatttagaaaaggcagaggaaccagggatcaaaatgccaacatctgctggatcatggaaaaagcaagagagttccagaaaaacatctatttctgctttattgactatgccaaagcctttgattgtgtggatcacaataaactgtggaaaattttgaaagagatgggaataccagaccacctagcctgtctcctgtgaaatctgtatccagatcaagaagcaacagttagaactggacatggaacaacagactggttccaaataggaaaaggagtacctcaaggctgtatattgtcaccctgcttatttaacttatatgcagagtacatcatgagaaacactgagttggaagaaacacaagatggaatcaagattgctgggagaaatatcagtaacctcagatattcagatgacaccacccttacggcagaaagtgaggaagaactaaaaagcctcttgatcaaagtaaaagaggagagtgaaaaagttggcttaaaactcaacattcagaaaacgaagatcatggcatcctgtcccatcacctcatggcaaatagatggggaacagtggctgattttaattttggggctccaaaatcactgcagatggtgactgcagccatgaaattaaaagacacttactccctggaaggaaagttatgaccaacctagacagcatattaaaaagtacagacttcattttgtcaacaaaggtctgacttagtcaaggctatggtttttccagtagtcatgtatggatatgagaattggactgtaaagaaagctgagggccgaagaattgatgcttttgaactgtggtgttggagaagactcttgagagtcccttggaatataaggagatccaaccagtccatcctaaaggagatcagtcctaggtgttcattggaggactgatgttgaagctgaaaattcaatactttcaccacctgatgtgaagagctgactcatttgcaaagaccctgatgctgggaaagattaatggcgggaggagaagcggacaacagaggatgagatggttggatggcatcaccgactcaatggacatgagtttaggtgaactccacaagttggtgatggacagggaagcctccatgctgcagtccatggcatcacaaagagtcagacaagactgagtgattgaactgaactgaacttaggtgATTTGGGCTATTTAGTTGCTTTATTATCCCTGAATTGTTAAATCTAGGGGGAAAGCTCGGATCACTGAACTATATAGTTTTGTGGGACTAATCCCCTAGGCttattaaagtatatatttttaaacttttaattttgtactggagtacagccaattaacaattttGTCATAGTTGCAGCTGAACTGCAAAGGGACTCAAAggatacacatgtatccattctcctccaaacaaccctctcatccaggctgccacataacattgagcagagttccctgtgctatgcagtaggtacgtgttggttatccattttaaatatagcagtgtgtacatgtctgtcCCAAACGCCCTATCCCTTCCtcccatgaaaaaaaaatatatgtatataaatgtacaaACTAAAAAGTATATGTTATATACTTACAGATTTTATAGCAGTTACtttgtttctcagactttccgTGAGTCTCTCGTTCTCCTCTTCACAGGCACTATACCCACTATTAGGATAGCCATAGTTCCCATAGTTGCCAGGGGGTACTCCTTCACCTGCAAGGATCAGTCCCGAGCAGAGTTGTAGCAAAAACAAGTCCTTTCTGAAACCCTGACTAGAAAGAACCGAAAAAGACCCCTGGAGGGAGCTGACAAGACAGACCAGGTATGTCTGTAATACTCACACTCcgaatgaactttaaaaattaataaccaAATAGGGTTCAGAACAACTCTAATAACCTCTCTTAAGCAAAGGATACTGAATTCAGCTCAATATGCATTTGTTGACTGCTTACTGATTGCCCACAAGAATCTGAAATAGACAATGATATATAAGGGTATTCTGGACGTATTTCCTGCTCTCTAGAACTATAccattaaacacacacacgcacacacacacacacacctaaaaaTAGGAACATC
Protein-coding regions in this window:
- the BET1 gene encoding BET1 homolog, translated to MRRAGLGEGVPPGNYGNYGYPNSGYSACEEENERLTESLRNKVTAIKSLSIEIGHEVKHQNKLLAEMDSQFDSTTGFLGKTMGKLKILSRGSQTKLLCYMMLFSFFVFFVIYWIIKLR